One Brachyspira suanatina DNA segment encodes these proteins:
- a CDS encoding class I SAM-dependent methyltransferase, whose protein sequence is MYYTDINSQTIDKWIDEGWEWGKPITHETFLDAKNGKWNMLLTPTKPVPKEWYPDLIDKKVLGLASGGGQQMPIFAANGSICTLMDYSQKQIDSDLMVSKRENYNINLVKSDMSKTFPFDDESFDIIFHPVSNCYIEDVMHVWKECFRVLKKGGILMSGLDNGINFVFDENSENEKEIKYKLPFNPLKDNKLLENAVKNNDGVQFSHTIEEQIRGQLKAGFKLIDIYEDTNGYGILHEYNIPTFWATLSMK, encoded by the coding sequence ATGTATTATACAGATATTAATTCCCAAACAATAGATAAATGGATAGATGAAGGTTGGGAATGGGGAAAACCTATAACGCATGAAACTTTCTTAGATGCCAAAAATGGTAAATGGAATATGCTACTCACCCCAACAAAACCTGTTCCTAAAGAATGGTATCCTGATTTAATAGATAAAAAAGTTTTAGGGCTTGCTTCCGGAGGCGGACAGCAGATGCCTATTTTTGCTGCTAATGGATCAATATGCACTTTAATGGATTATTCTCAAAAACAAATAGACAGCGATTTAATGGTGTCAAAAAGAGAAAATTATAATATAAATTTAGTAAAATCTGATATGTCTAAAACATTTCCATTTGATGATGAAAGTTTCGATATAATTTTTCATCCTGTATCTAATTGCTATATAGAAGATGTTATGCATGTATGGAAAGAATGCTTTAGAGTTTTAAAAAAAGGCGGAATACTTATGTCCGGATTGGATAACGGAATTAATTTTGTATTTGATGAAAATTCAGAAAATGAAAAAGAAATAAAATACAAACTCCCTTTTAATCCTTTGAAAGATAATAAACTATTAGAAAATGCTGTAAAAAATAATGACGGAGTACAATTTTCACATACAATAGAAGAACAGATAAGAGGACAATTAAAAGCCGGATTCAAACTAATTGACATATATGAAGATACAAACGGATACGGCATACTTCATGAATATAATATACCTACTTTTTGGGCTACTCTATCAATGAAATAA
- a CDS encoding TIGR00730 family Rossman fold protein: MRREVYELQNSDMPNESWRIFRIMGEFVEGFETMSYYKNAVSIFGSARTSEDHPHYKLAYETAKLLGENKYDIITGGGPGIMEAGNRGAFDANAGSIGLCIELPFEQKTNPYVKEELKFRYFFARKVMFLKYAKAVIIFPGGFGTMDEMFETLTLIQTKVLDRMPLIVMNSSYYTDLIEWIKKDMIKENYIDPEDLNLIKYAETPQAALDIINSFHQNKQK, from the coding sequence ATGAGAAGAGAAGTTTATGAATTACAGAATTCTGATATGCCTAATGAATCTTGGCGTATATTCAGAATAATGGGAGAATTTGTAGAAGGATTTGAAACTATGTCCTACTACAAAAATGCCGTTTCTATATTTGGAAGTGCAAGAACCTCAGAAGATCATCCTCATTATAAATTAGCTTATGAAACTGCTAAATTATTAGGTGAAAATAAATATGACATAATTACAGGCGGAGGACCTGGTATAATGGAAGCCGGTAACAGAGGTGCTTTTGATGCTAATGCTGGTTCTATAGGTTTATGTATAGAACTGCCTTTTGAACAGAAAACTAATCCTTATGTTAAAGAAGAATTGAAATTTAGATATTTCTTTGCTAGAAAAGTGATGTTCTTAAAATATGCAAAAGCTGTAATAATATTTCCTGGCGGATTCGGTACTATGGATGAAATGTTTGAAACTCTAACTTTAATACAGACAAAGGTTCTTGACAGAATGCCTCTTATAGTTATGAATTCTAGTTATTACACTGACTTAATAGAATGGATAAAAAAAGATATGATTAAAGAAAATTATATAGATCCTGAAGATTTAAATTTAATAAAATATGCTGAAACTCCTCAGGCTGCTTTAGATATAATTAATTCTTTTCATCAAAATAAACAAAAATGA
- a CDS encoding WecB/TagA/CpsF family glycosyltransferase, with translation MIENKSILGIRIDSFQVSLEEILDYLKYGKNILIISLDVHKLLKIRYNKKLKEIIKNSSLVIAAHPSIAKAYKFIHKEEINYINEFILFSKVLDYIEQKKMSMFLFGDEEKYFFTISEKIKKIYPGIYMLGNYQNTKDKEELDKAFIGFKKIEPDVFLMYMEFKKSLYWFNNNKQNLDMKFFIPFKKPLDSFAGKIKPPSMEILNKNKYESFYAKKNIFRVFLYIDYIRFWILVLFEKLTTKKDKQSIPSNN, from the coding sequence ATGATAGAAAATAAATCCATTTTAGGAATAAGAATTGACAGTTTCCAAGTTAGTCTTGAAGAAATACTTGACTATCTTAAATATGGAAAAAACATACTCATAATATCTTTGGATGTGCATAAATTACTGAAAATAAGATACAATAAAAAATTAAAAGAAATAATAAAAAATTCATCTTTGGTAATTGCAGCACACCCATCTATAGCCAAAGCTTATAAATTTATTCATAAAGAAGAAATAAATTATATTAATGAATTTATTTTATTTTCAAAAGTTCTAGATTATATAGAACAAAAAAAGATGTCTATGTTTTTGTTTGGAGATGAAGAAAAATATTTCTTTACAATCTCAGAAAAAATTAAAAAGATTTATCCAGGTATTTATATGCTTGGCAATTATCAAAACACAAAAGATAAAGAAGAATTAGATAAAGCATTCATAGGATTTAAAAAGATAGAACCTGATGTATTTTTAATGTATATGGAGTTTAAAAAATCTTTATATTGGTTCAATAATAATAAACAAAATTTAGACATGAAATTCTTTATTCCATTCAAAAAACCATTAGATAGTTTTGCAGGAAAAATAAAACCTCCTAGTATGGAAATATTAAATAAAAATAAATATGAATCATTCTACGCTAAAAAAAATATATTTAGAGTATTTTTATATATTGATTATATAAGATTTTGGATATTGGTTTTATTTGAAAAACTTACAACTAAGAAAGATAAACAAAGCATTCCTTCAAATAACTAA
- a CDS encoding outer membrane beta-barrel protein, producing MKKLFNIFIIMFLSCFTLFAKSGLEIGIFVPLGLSIGINQYTLTNKNPTQQQENDLKSAIKQSDRKSGAGFDAGFLVHIGYRFDINKDFSISVLGELGYNHDEFSYYRISRDKKNENVYDYTFESISFGIYPKFNWKKFSFGLNVGIKVPLFARAMSASINYDTKNMNRNIEDFNAFQIKNLFEVPIIPYLRFSVDYEIYSDKKFGLVLGGYIGGDFGISFKNAMLNNQSIAKITRQTISSFDIGFQVGVKILPYN from the coding sequence ATGAAAAAATTATTTAATATATTTATAATAATGTTTTTAAGCTGCTTTACTCTTTTTGCTAAAAGCGGTCTTGAAATAGGCATATTTGTTCCATTAGGGTTAAGTATTGGAATAAATCAATATACTTTAACTAATAAAAATCCTACTCAGCAGCAGGAAAATGATTTAAAATCAGCAATAAAGCAGTCAGATAGAAAATCAGGTGCCGGATTTGATGCGGGTTTTTTAGTTCATATAGGATATAGATTCGATATAAATAAAGATTTTAGTATCAGTGTTTTAGGCGAATTAGGATATAATCATGATGAATTTTCATATTATAGAATAAGCAGAGATAAGAAAAATGAAAATGTTTATGATTATACATTTGAAAGTATATCATTTGGTATATATCCTAAATTTAATTGGAAGAAATTTTCATTTGGTTTGAATGTTGGAATTAAAGTACCGCTGTTTGCAAGAGCTATGTCAGCTTCTATAAATTATGATACTAAAAATATGAATAGAAATATAGAAGATTTTAATGCATTTCAGATAAAAAATTTATTTGAAGTTCCTATAATACCATATCTTAGATTTTCTGTAGATTATGAGATTTATAGTGATAAAAAATTCGGACTTGTATTGGGCGGTTATATAGGCGGAGATTTCGGTATATCTTTTAAAAATGCTATGTTAAATAATCAAAGCATAGCTAAAATAACAAGACAGACTATATCTAGTTTTGATATAGGTTTTCAAGTTGGCGTAAAAATACTGCCTTATAATTAA
- a CDS encoding YbjQ family protein: MDNDIKLFTSDYLPSGYNYELLGLVKGNIAQAKHIGKDLLAGLKNIVGGEVEGYTEMINEARETATKRMIEEAKKLNANAIIGIHYSSSSVMEGTTEVIAYGTAVIIK; the protein is encoded by the coding sequence ATGGATAACGATATAAAATTATTTACATCTGATTATTTGCCTAGCGGATATAATTATGAATTATTAGGTTTGGTTAAAGGAAATATAGCTCAGGCTAAACATATAGGAAAAGATTTGCTTGCAGGTCTTAAAAATATTGTAGGCGGTGAAGTTGAAGGCTACACTGAAATGATTAATGAAGCTAGAGAAACAGCAACTAAAAGAATGATAGAAGAAGCTAAAAAATTAAATGCTAATGCTATAATAGGAATACATTATTCTTCATCATCTGTAATGGAAGGTACTACAGAAGTTATTGCTTATGGTACTGCTGTAATAATAAAATAA
- a CDS encoding sodium-dependent transporter → MKKREKLGSRFGFILVSAGCAVGMGNVWRFPYITGQYGGGAFVILYIISIIILGVAPMVMEFAVGRAGGHDIATSFQKLEKKGHNWHKIGYVQILGNVLLMLFYTTICGWCLSYFYFMLSGRFEGLNANEVGNFFNGVLGSASTLTLWMGISLLIGIIICSFGLEKGVERASKFMMISLFALLMLLIIRALTLKGAIEGLKFYLVPDLNKLFGNGLTGFIGIFYAAIGQAFFSLSVGQGGMAIFGSYIDKKQSLTGEALIIIALDTMVALFAGLVVFPACFAFGVNPGEGAGLAFVTLPNIFNSMPLGRLWGALFFLFLAMAALTTIIGVLENIYSFIMDKFKITRQKTSIILFVMLFILSLPTTLGFNILSNINPLGEGTVIMDLLDFIVSNNILPLGALVTLFFCTRDFGWGFDNFLKEANTGEGIKFPRQLRFYISYILPFIVLAIFLYEYINRFFLK, encoded by the coding sequence ATGAAAAAAAGAGAAAAACTAGGAAGCAGATTCGGATTTATATTAGTATCTGCCGGCTGTGCAGTTGGTATGGGTAATGTTTGGAGATTCCCATATATAACAGGACAATACGGAGGCGGTGCTTTTGTAATATTATATATTATATCAATAATTATATTGGGTGTAGCTCCTATGGTAATGGAATTCGCTGTGGGAAGAGCAGGCGGACATGACATAGCAACATCTTTTCAAAAACTCGAAAAGAAAGGACATAATTGGCATAAAATAGGATATGTTCAAATACTTGGTAATGTTCTTCTTATGTTGTTTTATACAACTATATGCGGATGGTGTCTATCATACTTTTACTTTATGCTTTCAGGACGATTTGAAGGACTTAATGCAAATGAAGTTGGTAATTTTTTTAACGGAGTTTTGGGAAGTGCTTCTACATTGACATTATGGATGGGAATAAGTTTATTGATAGGTATAATAATATGTTCTTTCGGACTTGAGAAAGGTGTAGAAAGAGCAAGTAAATTCATGATGATATCATTGTTCGCACTTTTAATGCTTCTTATAATCAGAGCATTAACTTTAAAAGGTGCTATAGAAGGATTAAAATTCTATTTAGTACCGGATTTAAATAAATTATTCGGAAACGGACTTACAGGATTCATAGGAATATTCTATGCTGCTATTGGTCAGGCATTTTTCTCTTTGAGTGTAGGTCAAGGAGGAATGGCAATATTTGGAAGCTATATAGATAAAAAACAATCTCTTACAGGAGAAGCATTAATAATTATAGCATTGGATACTATGGTAGCTTTATTTGCAGGACTTGTAGTATTCCCAGCATGTTTTGCTTTCGGTGTAAATCCCGGTGAAGGTGCCGGACTTGCTTTTGTAACATTACCTAATATATTTAATTCTATGCCTCTTGGAAGATTATGGGGAGCATTATTCTTCTTATTCCTAGCAATGGCTGCACTTACTACCATAATAGGTGTATTAGAAAATATATATTCATTTATTATGGATAAATTCAAAATTACAAGACAAAAAACTTCTATTATATTATTTGTAATGTTATTCATACTTAGCTTACCTACAACTTTAGGATTTAATATACTATCTAATATAAATCCGCTTGGAGAAGGTACTGTTATAATGGATTTACTAGATTTTATAGTATCAAATAATATACTTCCTTTAGGTGCTTTGGTAACTCTATTCTTCTGTACAAGAGATTTCGGATGGGGATTCGATAACTTTTTAAAAGAAGCTAATACAGGAGAAGGTATAAAATTCCCTCGTCAATTAAGATTCTATATTAGTTATATACTTCCTTTTATAGTATTAGCAATATTTTTATATGAATATATTAACAGATTTTTCTTGAAATGA
- the mgtE gene encoding magnesium transporter, protein MVENKEYTEIINIIENQRWDKLKYLLASMHAAEIVDVIRILDSDKNRSIVFRLLSREMSAYVFSELEPEEQEKIIISMNENELKELIHEMSPDDRTSLFEELPSDITKKIFSLMGEKDLNITRQLLGYPEDSIGRIMTPEYVDVLPDYTVKQTLEYIRKYGKDSETFEVIYVVQKDDTLIGYILLKDLLFANQDDKIEYLMHTDIIYLSVYSDQEEAVRVGRKYDLLYIPVVDSKNALIGIVTIDDIFDIAEEEDTEDFHKLGAISIDDDFDSNIKQANPIVLYKRRIFWLFVLVFVNIISGYVIGMFEETISKYVSLIFFLPLLIDSAGNAGAQSSTLIIRSLSVGDVKKSDWLFMLGKEILVSTTLGLTMSIAVSLIAVFRGGLIIALVVSLSMILVVVIGSLIGLCLPFLFVKFKKDPTTSSVPLVTSICDISGTAIYLLLATTILTNFSK, encoded by the coding sequence ATGGTAGAAAACAAAGAATATACTGAAATTATTAATATAATAGAAAATCAAAGATGGGATAAACTCAAATATTTACTTGCCAGCATGCATGCAGCTGAAATAGTAGATGTTATACGAATATTAGACAGCGATAAAAATAGAAGCATAGTATTCAGACTTTTATCAAGAGAAATGTCTGCTTATGTATTTTCCGAATTAGAGCCTGAAGAGCAGGAAAAAATCATAATCTCTATGAATGAGAATGAATTAAAAGAACTTATTCATGAAATGAGTCCTGATGACAGAACATCGCTTTTTGAAGAACTTCCTTCCGACATTACAAAGAAGATTTTTTCTTTGATGGGTGAGAAAGATTTAAATATTACAAGGCAGTTATTAGGATATCCTGAAGACAGTATAGGACGTATAATGACTCCTGAATATGTTGATGTGCTTCCTGACTATACTGTTAAGCAAACTTTGGAATATATTAGAAAATACGGTAAAGATTCTGAAACATTTGAAGTTATATATGTTGTTCAGAAAGATGATACTTTAATCGGTTATATTTTGCTAAAAGATTTACTATTTGCTAATCAAGATGATAAAATAGAATATCTTATGCATACAGATATAATATATTTGTCAGTATATTCGGATCAGGAAGAAGCGGTTAGGGTAGGAAGGAAATATGATTTGCTTTATATACCTGTAGTTGATTCTAAAAATGCTTTGATAGGTATTGTTACAATAGATGATATATTCGATATAGCTGAAGAAGAGGATACAGAAGACTTTCATAAATTAGGTGCTATTAGTATTGATGATGATTTCGACAGCAACATAAAACAAGCTAATCCTATTGTACTTTATAAAAGAAGAATATTTTGGCTTTTTGTTTTGGTATTTGTTAATATTATATCAGGATATGTTATAGGAATGTTTGAAGAGACTATAAGTAAATATGTTTCTTTGATATTTTTCTTACCATTACTTATAGATAGTGCAGGAAATGCTGGTGCTCAGTCTTCAACTCTCATAATAAGAAGTTTATCTGTGGGAGATGTTAAAAAAAGCGACTGGCTTTTTATGCTTGGAAAAGAGATATTAGTTTCTACTACTTTAGGGCTTACCATGAGTATTGCTGTATCTTTGATTGCTGTTTTTAGGGGAGGCTTAATCATAGCATTGGTTGTATCACTTTCTATGATATTGGTTGTTGTTATAGGTAGTTTGATAGGTTTATGTTTGCCGTTTTTATTTGTTAAGTTTAAAAAAGACCCTACCACAAGCAGTGTGCCTCTTGTTACTTCTATATGCGATATTAGCGGTACTGCTATATATTTACTGCTTGCCACTACAATACTCACTAATTTTTCTAAATAG
- a CDS encoding alpha/beta fold hydrolase, with product MDIFFEEYANINGIEQYFIHYPKKSNMTLLFLHGGPGESESYFLYKMHSKTQNYNLVYYDQRGTGKTQAKNKSKDKDITIEKLLIDLKETINYVKLKYNSKYIILLGHSWGSVLGIEFIKKFPNLISAYIGMGQVVNFKIGEKTGFDYCYNIVQKSNNQKYIKKIEKLKNYPFIINKNNVFEIFKNFRDVQVKYKLAGYYEGNNKLNKIIKQSPLYSFKDMFNTNSLMLNQNIIYYLINYDTSKFTNFNIPMFFICGANDWQVPTVVVKEYYKNIIAPDKDLFIVENAGHLLNIENTKDYNTIVEGICSRVSGF from the coding sequence ATGGATATATTTTTTGAAGAATACGCAAATATAAATGGTATAGAACAATATTTTATACATTACCCAAAAAAATCAAATATGACTTTGCTATTTTTACATGGCGGCCCTGGAGAAAGTGAATCATATTTTTTATATAAAATGCATTCAAAAACTCAAAACTACAATTTAGTATACTATGATCAAAGGGGTACAGGAAAAACTCAGGCAAAAAATAAATCAAAAGATAAAGATATAACGATAGAAAAATTGCTCATAGATTTAAAAGAAACAATTAATTATGTCAAACTAAAATATAATTCTAAATATATTATTTTACTTGGGCATTCTTGGGGAAGTGTTTTAGGAATTGAGTTCATAAAAAAATTTCCTAATTTAATTTCTGCCTATATTGGTATGGGACAGGTTGTAAATTTTAAAATAGGTGAAAAAACTGGATTTGACTACTGTTATAATATTGTGCAAAAAAGCAATAATCAAAAGTATATTAAAAAAATAGAAAAATTAAAAAATTATCCTTTTATCATAAATAAAAATAATGTATTTGAAATATTTAAAAATTTTAGAGATGTACAAGTAAAATATAAATTAGCCGGATATTATGAAGGCAATAATAAATTAAATAAAATCATAAAACAAAGCCCTCTATATTCATTTAAAGATATGTTTAATACTAATTCACTAATGCTAAATCAAAACATTATATATTATCTAATTAATTATGATACAAGTAAATTCACAAACTTTAATATACCTATGTTTTTTATATGCGGTGCTAATGATTGGCAGGTACCAACTGTTGTAGTAAAAGAATACTATAAAAATATAATAGCTCCGGATAAAGATTTATTTATAGTAGAAAATGCAGGACATCTACTTAATATAGAAAATACAAAAGATTATAATACTATAGTAGAAGGTATATGCAGCAGAGTAAGCGGATTTTAA
- a CDS encoding Crp/Fnr family transcriptional regulator: MLALTNNNINILIEHMMNDYIDILIKSEVFNNISKDEIINILDDFKIQKKYFKKSNIIIDTGDIVENIYIILKGKIEISKEYDDARKNIVNILNQGDIFAEAFAFSTNKVSSIQALALENTELIKINIQNIFKANDNNIKNIFLHNLLRVISDKNKFLAFKNDILSQKSLRSKIIIYLKYMSNIQKSQNIIIPFNRDKLAEFISADRSALSRELNRLSKENIIELDGNRISIINIKN, from the coding sequence ATGTTAGCATTAACTAACAATAATATTAATATTTTAATTGAACATATGATGAATGACTATATAGATATTTTAATAAAATCAGAAGTATTTAACAATATAAGTAAAGATGAAATCATTAATATTTTAGATGATTTTAAAATACAAAAAAAATATTTTAAAAAATCAAATATAATAATAGATACTGGGGATATAGTAGAAAATATATACATTATATTGAAAGGAAAAATAGAAATTTCAAAAGAATATGATGATGCTAGAAAAAATATTGTAAATATACTAAATCAAGGCGATATATTTGCAGAAGCATTTGCTTTTTCTACAAATAAAGTATCATCTATACAGGCTTTAGCATTAGAAAATACAGAATTAATTAAAATAAATATACAAAATATATTTAAAGCAAATGATAATAATATTAAAAATATATTTCTGCATAATTTATTAAGAGTAATATCTGATAAAAATAAATTCCTAGCTTTCAAAAATGATATTCTAAGTCAGAAAAGTTTAAGAAGCAAAATAATAATATACCTTAAATATATGTCGAATATTCAGAAATCTCAAAATATAATTATACCATTCAATAGAGATAAATTAGCAGAGTTTATATCAGCAGACAGAAGTGCATTATCAAGAGAATTAAACAGATTATCAAAAGAAAATATTATAGAATTAGACGGCAACAGAATAAGCATTATCAATATAAAAAATTAA
- a CDS encoding Rrf2 family transcriptional regulator, giving the protein MKINTKLSVAAHIVLCIAFFENEGTTSHLLAKSVKTNPSIIRKILLKLQDAGMVETNKKGSRLIKDEKDITLLSIYEAIFTEDERGLFNFHEPNHVCPVGCAMFDVLGEEFNNVRLDFEKSMSKITIKQIADEVRKRKKHLDFMNK; this is encoded by the coding sequence ATGAAAATTAATACTAAATTATCAGTTGCAGCACATATAGTTTTGTGTATAGCATTTTTTGAAAATGAAGGCACTACATCTCATTTGCTTGCCAAAAGTGTAAAAACTAATCCTTCTATAATAAGGAAGATTTTATTAAAACTTCAAGATGCAGGAATGGTTGAAACTAATAAAAAAGGCAGCAGACTCATAAAAGATGAAAAAGATATAACGCTTCTTTCTATATATGAAGCCATATTTACAGAGGATGAGAGGGGGCTTTTTAATTTTCATGAACCTAATCATGTTTGTCCTGTAGGATGTGCAATGTTTGATGTTTTGGGTGAAGAGTTTAATAATGTAAGGCTTGATTTTGAAAAGTCTATGTCTAAAATAACTATTAAACAAATAGCTGATGAAGTGAGAAAAAGAAAAAAGCATTTGGATTTTATGAATAAATAA
- the pfkA gene encoding 6-phosphofructokinase, with protein sequence MADIKRIGVLTSGGDASGMNPAIRSVVRTAIANGLEVMGIKEGYQGLMYNDVYQMNAGSVGGIINHGGTILFSARSPEFQTEEGMKKAADNMKYHGIDALIVIGGDGTYKGALDFYNHHPEYPIVAIPGTIDNDIFGTDYTIGYDTAVNVAMDAIDKLRDTATSHGRCFVVEVMGRHAGYIALEVGIASGAEDILIPETTTDLDKIVEELQIAKKRGKKSSIIVVAEGDESGGAMEVAKQIEGKTGFDTRVTILGHMQRGGSPTSRERLMAARFGYIAVKALLEGKKNVAVGIWKGEYTYTPLTDAVKKVPKVDPIDLALCRTLAI encoded by the coding sequence ATGGCTGATATAAAAAGAATCGGGGTATTAACAAGCGGAGGAGATGCTTCTGGAATGAACCCTGCTATAAGAAGTGTTGTTAGAACTGCAATAGCCAACGGTTTAGAAGTAATGGGCATAAAAGAAGGATATCAAGGTCTTATGTATAATGATGTATATCAGATGAATGCCGGAAGCGTAGGTGGCATCATTAATCATGGAGGCACTATACTCTTTTCAGCAAGATCTCCTGAATTCCAAACAGAAGAAGGTATGAAAAAAGCTGCTGATAATATGAAATATCATGGCATCGATGCTTTAATTGTTATAGGAGGCGATGGAACTTATAAAGGAGCTTTAGACTTTTATAATCACCATCCTGAATATCCTATAGTTGCAATACCAGGAACAATAGATAATGATATATTCGGTACAGATTATACTATAGGTTATGACACTGCTGTTAATGTGGCAATGGATGCTATAGATAAATTAAGAGATACAGCTACAAGCCATGGAAGATGTTTTGTTGTAGAAGTTATGGGAAGACATGCTGGTTATATCGCTTTGGAAGTAGGTATAGCTTCAGGAGCCGAGGATATATTAATACCTGAAACAACAACTGATCTAGATAAAATAGTAGAAGAATTACAAATTGCTAAAAAAAGAGGTAAAAAATCTTCTATTATAGTTGTAGCAGAAGGAGATGAATCAGGCGGAGCTATGGAAGTAGCCAAACAAATAGAAGGTAAAACAGGATTCGATACTCGTGTTACTATATTAGGACACATGCAAAGAGGAGGATCTCCTACTTCAAGAGAGCGTTTAATGGCTGCTAGATTTGGTTATATTGCTGTTAAAGCTTTATTAGAAGGAAAGAAAAATGTTGCTGTAGGAATTTGGAAAGGAGAATATACTTACACTCCTTTAACTGATGCTGTAAAAAAGGTACCTAAAGTAGATCCTATAGACTTGGCATTATGCAGAACTCTTGCTATATAA
- a CDS encoding ATP-binding protein, translating to MSKFLSTILLSAFLFAVSCSNNADKTTTTDNTAKAEPTKKEAVAINVEGLAAPESIKFRNGKLYIANLGDPNAPADGFIILANEDGSNPQKLFEGQLDSPKGFSFLTDDIIIIPDQVNDSSITGNLVLANVKENKIITKLPIEGSKFLNDTVVIDPATVALTDTGASIVHFIKVDNNSALSITSSVTGVVGANGIFLDNGVLYIAGSTFGGDANGGDIYTLKTDGTGLNKWTASRLGAGALDGIAIANGKLYVSDWGENGANNNACIYVFDLNTKEQLEKIEGSLSGVADIDLVNKVIYIPELSTSLIKKVQL from the coding sequence ATGAGTAAATTTTTGAGTACTATACTTTTATCAGCTTTTTTATTTGCTGTATCATGTTCAAATAATGCAGACAAAACAACAACAACTGACAATACAGCAAAAGCAGAACCAACTAAAAAAGAAGCAGTAGCTATTAATGTTGAAGGACTAGCTGCACCTGAAAGCATTAAATTCAGAAATGGAAAATTATATATAGCTAACTTGGGAGATCCTAATGCTCCAGCAGACGGATTCATAATTTTAGCTAATGAAGACGGTTCTAATCCTCAAAAACTTTTTGAAGGACAATTAGACAGCCCTAAAGGTTTTTCTTTTTTAACTGATGATATTATCATTATTCCTGATCAAGTAAATGATAGCTCTATAACAGGAAATTTAGTTTTAGCTAATGTTAAAGAAAATAAAATAATAACAAAACTTCCTATAGAAGGTTCTAAATTCCTAAATGATACTGTAGTAATAGATCCTGCAACTGTAGCATTAACCGATACAGGAGCTTCAATAGTTCATTTTATTAAAGTAGATAATAATTCAGCTTTATCTATAACTTCATCTGTAACAGGAGTAGTTGGTGCTAACGGCATATTCTTAGATAATGGAGTTCTATATATAGCTGGAAGTACATTCGGAGGCGATGCTAACGGAGGAGATATTTATACTTTAAAAACAGACGGTACAGGTTTAAATAAATGGACAGCTTCAAGATTAGGTGCTGGTGCATTAGACGGCATTGCTATAGCTAATGGTAAATTATATGTTTCTGATTGGGGTGAAAATGGTGCTAATAATAATGCATGCATATATGTATTTGATTTAAATACTAAAGAACAATTAGAAAAAATTGAAGGTTCTTTAAGCGGTGTTGCTGATATAGATTTAGTTAATAAAGTTATTTATATCCCTGAACTTTCTACTAGCTTAATAAAAAAAGTACAACTATAA
- a CDS encoding YbjQ family protein — protein MSADIKMFTVNYLPSNYNYEMLGLVKGNVSLAKHVGKDLLAGLKNIVGGEVESYTEMLNEAREIATKRMLEEAKKLNANAIIGINFSSSSVLPGTVEVVAYGTAIVLK, from the coding sequence ATGAGTGCTGATATTAAAATGTTTACTGTCAATTACTTACCAAGCAATTATAATTATGAAATGTTAGGATTAGTTAAAGGAAATGTATCTTTAGCTAAGCATGTAGGAAAAGATTTACTTGCAGGTCTTAAAAATATTGTAGGCGGTGAAGTTGAAAGTTACACTGAAATGCTTAATGAAGCTAGAGAAATAGCTACAAAAAGAATGTTAGAAGAAGCAAAAAAGTTAAATGCTAATGCTATAATAGGAATTAATTTTTCTTCATCTTCTGTACTTCCTGGAACTGTAGAAGTTGTTGCTTATGGTACTGCTATTGTATTGAAATAA